A single genomic interval of Haloplanus sp. GDY1 harbors:
- a CDS encoding DUF7342 family protein, protein MAGTESPDNPPSFEEPFSGDDVEQRIYGTILQTREPTTVRAIADQVDCDPKTARKYLGWFDDLGIVTRHDGHPTTYERNDAYFEWRRINQLATEHSIEELQDRVRELTTRIAEYEETYDAPSPAAVDAVAVAESSDERTIDEVYSDLADWATAREDRERHERARQQRTGGEREQASG, encoded by the coding sequence ATGGCCGGGACAGAATCTCCCGATAACCCGCCATCCTTCGAGGAGCCGTTCAGTGGCGACGATGTCGAACAGCGCATCTACGGAACTATCCTCCAGACCCGTGAGCCGACGACAGTGAGGGCCATCGCGGATCAGGTCGACTGCGATCCGAAGACCGCTCGGAAGTATCTGGGCTGGTTCGACGACCTCGGGATCGTCACCCGTCACGACGGTCATCCAACCACCTACGAGCGAAATGATGCGTACTTCGAGTGGCGACGGATCAATCAGCTCGCTACCGAGCACTCCATCGAGGAACTACAGGACCGCGTTCGTGAACTCACGACGCGAATTGCCGAGTACGAGGAAACGTACGATGCCCCGTCACCGGCCGCAGTCGATGCCGTCGCCGTCGCAGAGAGCAGCGACGAGCGAACCATCGACGAGGTGTACAGCGACCTCGCTGACTGGGCGACCGCCCGCGAGGATCGCGAGCGTCACGAACGCGCCCGCCAGCAACGCACGGGTGGCGAGCGAGAGCAAGCCTCCGGGTAG
- a CDS encoding ATP-binding protein → MSFLDTALSVVAFLGFFAIVEYATYRVMEREHRKRDLYRLFFIFAWTTLALVHMWVIAPWLNLPPTAAIGVGLGILAMFILGLLNLPVFRSVGVIGLYPFAQVYELFVVLLLLAEAAALVVSLIPIPQREFLTGIGPSDPQIQAALGVGIAASFVALTFYDPRGENGYYYLSERNLPGPKIDSEAIRTMMEEKEDNSINSIDREADPLGTGKMANESKFPETSPVAAKTNPSEYEYNWTRSDVGFDDIGGYYDVKERLAEEVLQPTRARARGDDRYDRFGIEPSRGILFHGPPGTGKTLFARALAGELNVPFVELGPADVTSKWINEGPQRVRHLFEEAAVVGPCVIFLDEAEHLFGGRDVGAGGAHAEDRKITSELLVHLTAEDRTAIVVGATNRPEDIDPAILRPGRLASHIEIGLPEEESRHAILQAKLTDVPHDLTGDQLATLAKHTAGCSGADIEELVTDAKRRAARRDARKISIEDFHSVGVATEGTDTEIEPITDRDLNDSNEFDPVPEDPFDDDPTAGLR, encoded by the coding sequence ATGAGTTTCCTCGATACTGCGCTCTCAGTGGTCGCTTTCCTCGGATTCTTCGCGATAGTGGAGTACGCGACGTACCGAGTCATGGAGCGTGAGCATCGAAAGCGAGACCTCTATCGGCTGTTCTTCATCTTCGCGTGGACAACGCTTGCGCTCGTCCACATGTGGGTAATTGCACCCTGGCTCAATCTACCACCGACTGCTGCCATCGGAGTAGGATTAGGCATTCTAGCGATGTTCATTTTGGGCCTGCTCAATCTCCCTGTTTTCAGATCGGTCGGCGTAATCGGACTGTATCCATTCGCACAGGTATACGAACTGTTCGTGGTGCTATTGCTGCTTGCTGAAGCGGCGGCGTTAGTCGTGTCATTGATACCGATACCACAGCGGGAGTTCCTCACTGGAATCGGTCCGAGCGATCCTCAAATTCAAGCAGCACTCGGGGTTGGCATCGCGGCATCGTTCGTCGCTCTAACGTTCTACGATCCACGGGGCGAGAACGGATACTACTACCTCTCTGAGCGCAATTTGCCCGGTCCTAAGATTGACTCTGAGGCAATTAGGACAATGATGGAAGAAAAGGAAGACAATTCAATCAATTCGATCGATAGAGAAGCAGATCCGCTTGGTACCGGGAAAATGGCGAATGAGTCGAAGTTCCCGGAAACCTCACCAGTGGCGGCGAAAACTAATCCGTCAGAATACGAGTACAACTGGACTCGTTCGGACGTCGGCTTCGACGACATCGGGGGCTACTACGACGTCAAAGAGCGACTCGCCGAGGAAGTCCTCCAGCCAACGCGGGCGAGGGCACGCGGAGACGACCGGTATGATCGTTTCGGGATCGAGCCCTCACGAGGAATCCTGTTCCATGGTCCGCCAGGGACCGGCAAGACGCTGTTCGCCCGAGCGCTCGCCGGCGAACTCAACGTTCCCTTCGTCGAGTTGGGGCCGGCGGATGTGACCAGCAAGTGGATCAACGAAGGGCCACAGCGAGTGCGCCACTTATTCGAGGAGGCTGCCGTTGTCGGTCCCTGCGTCATCTTCCTCGACGAGGCCGAACACCTCTTCGGCGGACGGGATGTCGGCGCCGGCGGCGCCCACGCCGAGGATCGAAAAATCACCAGCGAATTGCTCGTCCATCTCACCGCCGAGGATCGAACGGCCATCGTCGTCGGCGCGACCAATCGGCCCGAGGATATAGATCCAGCAATCCTCCGACCGGGGCGGCTCGCGTCGCACATCGAGATCGGACTGCCCGAGGAAGAGAGCCGACATGCGATTCTCCAAGCGAAGCTTACAGACGTACCGCACGACCTCACCGGTGACCAGCTGGCGACGCTAGCGAAACACACTGCCGGCTGCAGTGGGGCCGACATCGAGGAATTGGTCACAGATGCGAAGCGCCGAGCGGCACGGCGGGACGCACGGAAAATCTCCATCGAGGATTTCCACTCTGTGGGGGTTGCCACGGAGGGGACAGATACCGAGATCGAGCCGATCACTGATAGAGATCTGAACGATTCGAATGAGTTCGACCCAGTTCCCGAAGACCCGTTCGACGATGACCCGACGGCCGGACTCCGGTAG